TGGCTGACCTGTTTGAATTGTTTGTAGAGAACTTTGCTGACAGGGTCGGACAGCTTGATCTTGCCCGCCAAAATGGACGACAGCATGTTTCCTAACGTCACCATGCCCAGGATTACCCTGCAGAAATGGACACAAACAGCGATGAGAATCAGCACTTCTTAGTTTGTCCATGAATTTCTTAAAATAGAAGAGAAACCACCACCCCTCACCCTGCATCGTCCACTACAGGCGCCTGGTCGAAGCCCTTCTCCTTGAGGATCTTGATCGTCTGCTGGCAGCTGACTGTTGGCAGGACGGTGAGAGGGGCCGACAGGTTCAAGCTCTGCACATTCAAGTTCCACCACCTTGCAGGGCAGAAAGATATTGAAGCTGATTTGCAGTTGGAGACGAGACACCCCTCTCTAGTACCTGTGCTGTGGTGTGAggtaacaaaacattttaaaacacgcACCACGGCTTCTTCACCATGATGTCCTCCTCCCTAAGGAAGCCTTTCTGGACCATCCACTTGTCGCTCAAGAACTTGGACCTGCAGGAAGGACATTAAAGGTTGAAGCCAAAGCTGATCGGTGAAACCAAAGAGAAGAAGTTTTATAAAGAACATGATGCTTCTCACATGTAGTTGCGGATGGAGTCCGGTAGGATGACCACGCAGCGCTGGCCCTCCTTCAGCTCTTTGGCGAACATTACAGCTGCAGCCATGGCGGTCCCAGAGCTGCcccctgttgaagaaaacaagaaaaacctgtttaaaataataaagtttaaTTGGATTCTGAATTAAATCAGAATTCTTTGCTTCAACTTGAAACGCATATTTACCACACAGCAGGCCCTCATCCCTGATGAGCATACGAGCCAAGTTGAAGGACTCTTCATCATTGGACTTGTACCAAGTATCAACAAcctggagaagaaaaaaaactacagttaaatgaaacagtcggtcagtcattttctacagcttcttccattgtgggttgcagggaagctggtgtctatctcctgCAGTCTATAGGCTGGAAGCAGAGTCCACCCTGGacgggtcgccagtccatcgcagggcccaacagaaacactaaaataaaattaaaagaagcTAGAACTCACTGATCTGTCAAGCACTGTGGGGATGAAGTCGTATCCGATTCCTTCCACCTCATACTGGGTCTTATCGCTCTTGTTGATCTCGTCAGGCTCAGCCAGGATGGAACCTTCTGGGTCAACGCCGATAATCTTCACACATTCATTACAGAGGAGACAAACGGTCAGGGTTCCTGCACATCGGTCATGGAAaaagacttttccagactggaAACTCTCGAGGTGTCCGTCTTTTACGgccattttaaaatcaataaataaaaaaataaaaataaaacatgaacacaaggcagaaaggaaggacacaaagaaAGGTATGGataaaggaaggaaagaagggagAAAGAATGGATAGATCAATAGAAAAGGCAGAAGGAAGGACAAGAATGATGAGAGAAAAGAAGGACAAAGGCAGGACAAGAGAGGAAAGAAAGACGTAAAGAcatgagggaagaatggaggagagaagaaaaagggaggaaagaaagatacggcaaaaagaaagaaagcataAGAAAATAAAGTCAAGGAGCAaaggagtaaggagacagaagGGAAGGAAGCACAAAAGGAATAAAGGGAGTAAGGACACGAGGaataataaaaggaaagaaGGTTAAAAGGACATGAGAAAGAAGGAGAAGAATTGAGCAAAGACAGACTCAAGGCAGGAATGAGAGAGGGAGGCCATGAGGTTGGACAAAGAAGACAGAACAAAAGCACGTCCTCAGGACATAAAGAATAACAAAAGCAGGAAAATATGGTAGGGGACAAAGGAAGATCAAGAGGGGATGTAAAAGACACAAggaaagatggaaagagagaaGGAATGTCAAAAAAGAAtggtaagaaagaaagaattaaAAACAGAAGGTAATAAACAAGGAAGAAAGTGAGGACCTTTAGTCAAAGAACAGGATATAACATCTGGAAATACAGATATTTGACACTCTTATCCAGAGGAAGGATGTGAGGGAGGAATGAAGGAAGGACACAGGGACATTTCATTTGCCCGGTAGTCATTAGGAATTAGCTCACTTTGATGTTTGGGCATTTCTCCTTCAGTTTGCGAGCAATGCCTGTAattgttcctcctgttcctgcTCCTGCCACCAGCATGTCCAATTTACCTGTTAGGAAACAACAAGCCAACAGTCAAAAGCAGGGTTTAAAAAGCTTGGAAGAATAGGAAATAACAGACAGTGATCAGTTTAAGGCATGCATACCATCGCACTGCTCTAGGATCTCTTCCGCCGTGGTGTCGTAGTGAGCCAGGGGATTGCTCGGGTTGCGGTACTGGTCCAGGATGTGTGagtctgggatctcgttcttgaGGCGCCAGGCCACACCCACGTGAGACTCCGGAGAATCGAAACGAGCACTGGTGGGGGTTCGAACGATCTCGGCTCCAAGAGCTCTGAGCACATCCACCTGAAGAAAAAAAGGGCGGGAATAATGAGGAAGAGATGCCATGATATCTAATCCTACAATCACTTTGTTAGAATCAGCTTCTCTTGCTGGATCTAAACAATTTAGAACAAAGGTGAGGGTAAACATGGAAaacagcattcaaaatttgTGTCAAAAATGGGTGAATTCTTGTGGTATCTAGTGGCTGAGCGGTAAATTGCAACCAGCTAAAACTGAATGCATCACTGCAGCGATAACAGAGATCGACAGAGTTCCTACATCCAGACTTTCCCAGACTCAGAATACCAGAGTTCTCAGtccttttcatttgttttcagataaaacaacagaaatccCAATTTAGAAAGAGGAAAGACAGAAGATAGGAGAACATGAgggaaagaagaaataaatgaagGAAGGACTTGAAGAAGGGAAGGAAAGAACATTGaaggaaacaataaaaaagaggaaTAAAGTTAGAGAAATAAAGTGAGGAAGGAGGcacagaaggaaggaaagaagagaagtgaaacagaaaaacatgaaggagACAAAGTaagaaggaaggacagaaggaaggaaggaaggaatacAAGGAATATAGAAGGGAAGCAAAGAGAAAGATAAAGAGGaatgaaggtaaaaaaaataaaggaaagacAAAGGAAGGACACAATGTAGAAAGTTTAGAAAAGGGAATAtaaggaaaaaaagcaaaacggaagaaaggacaaaataagaaagacaaatttagGAAGGAAGgatagaaggaagaaaaaagaaaaccattgtttGGAAGAAGGACAAAGGCAAAAAAGAAGTAGAAAAAGTGATGCATACATTAACAAATAAGGACACAGTAGGGAGGAGTGAAGAATAAGAAAATACTTCAGAAAGCTAGGAAAAAAATACAAGGATGAAAGAGGCAAGAAGGACAGAGGGAATGAAGTACATAAGCAAGGATGAAAGAAAGGATGCAGATAAGAGGGAAGGTCATGAAAAAGGACAATAGaaaggaagaagagaaaaaatgaTGAAAGAACATACaggtggaaggaaggaaggaaataatGAAGGAAGGACATCACAATGGGAGGAACAACCCTACTTATAGACAATAGGATATCAGATATACTCATTTTCCTCCCAAACcaatccagacctggaaaatacttaaAACTCCGTAGTTTTCCAGACTGTGTCGGGACCCTCGCCAAAAGCCTACAATATGTCAAACATTCaaaactgattttaattttaagcaTAACTGGTTCACAGAACTCTATTCTGCAAGAACCTGAACCGGTCCTCACAGGTATGGAGAAAAGGGACGTTTCACAGAGAACTCACCTTCTCCATGCTCATTTTCTCAGGCATGACTATGATGCAACGGTAGCCTTTGACAGCAGCAGCCAGAGCCAGTCCAATACCTGAGGACATATGGGAGAAGTTCTAACAACACTGCCAATCTAAACCAATTTACAGACCAGTCATACCTTTAAAACGGCATCTCCACACAGCACATGCAGTGAGTTACCTGTGTTTCCAGAGGTGGGCTCTATGATCGTATCTCCAGGCTTGAGGATCCCGGCTCTCTCAGCATCTTCTACCATCCGCAGGCTAATCCTGTCCTTCACACTGCCTCCAGCGTTGAAGAACTCACACTTGGCCActgaagacacaaaaagaaccaaGAAACATTAAATCAACAGTCACAGTTTATGCCTGTTTTGCAGATACATCTTAGCTTGAGTGACTCACGTATTTCACATTTAATTCCAAACACTTTGGGAATCTTGTTGATTCGTACCATGGGAGTGTCACCGATCCTGTGCAGGATGTTTGGAAGGATGGTAGGGGAGTCTACCCTGGGGGGCAAGCAAAgagtagaagaaaaataaaggtatGCCTATGAAGAAACAACCTCTGGGAAAGCTGTTTTAGTCTTTTTATGTATGAGAAAACACGTGTATCAGCTTGTCTCACTGGTTCTAGTAAGAGTGAGTCACCACTAGATTACCTAATCTGCTTTTACTGGATTTAACAGAAAGACTGCTTTGTAGGCTTTCCTTTAAATGTGCTCTTGGGTCAACTGCCAACCCACAACAGAAAGTGGTTCCTCACTTTGAAACATGTGTGTGAGGAGAGTCGGTTGTTGAGGCTTCTAGACTCCATGTGCAGCGGCTGGGGAGGTCTGGTCGGATCCATTTCCTCTCCATAGCGGGGTTTATTGTGTTGATTTGAATGGTTTTGCTCGGGTCTTCGTTGCCCTccgacgtggtcctgctggcagGAAACAAGCCCTCGTGGAGTTTGGCGTCTCCGTTGGCGTGGCCGTGCAGCTTGGCAGAGTGAGGGCACACGGGGCCTTTGACGGAAGTCTCGTTGGAAGAGGGAACAGACGGCATTGCTTCAGCTaaagaaaaaagggaaacaGGGTTACGTAGCTATTATACACTTTATCTCACAGATAAAAACACCTGATGATAAGAACCTCCTGACAGCTTTGTTGGGTCAACAACAACTATTAGTCCATGATGCAGAAGAGTGCATTGCGTTTATTTGTGTAAGGTGTACGGGGTGCACGGCACCAAGCGTCAACTATGGGGAGGGGCATCATGGTTGGGTGCCATGTGAGGGTCAGGGGTGTGCCGATTACCAGAGTCAGTCTGTTTTTTTCAGATGCAAAGCTCAAAGACTAAACCTAACAAGGCtgtaaaaaatatcaaaatatgaaAGGAGAAAGAAAACTGTCACATATTaccaatttatgtttttttataatcCCTCTGATCCTCTTTAAATGCTCACCAACATAAAATAGGGATTTCATTAGCAAGAATTCAGGTGAAAACATCAGACAATGTTAGAGCTGCCATTAATGTGCCCatacccacaaagaaaaacattgcacAACTTCCTCTTATTAATGCCGAGTCATgtcaacatgaaaaaaaaaaaagcataatctTGCTGTGGCACAGGTGTTGCACCTCCACCCCCACAAAAACCTCACAGGTTTTCATCCCCTCGCGTCGCCTCGTCCTTATAAGGAAATAAAATCAGTATCAGTAGCCGTCTGCATTGATCTGCGGTTGATGAGAAAACAGAACTGAGACTGGGGGAAAGGATGGCGGATGAGCTAATATTGAATcagtcaaacagaaaaaaaaaaagaaaagggacaGTGACATTTCTTAAGCTTGCTAATGAGCTTACTGCTTTccaaggaaaaagaaaagaacagtaTCCAAGGTATTATTCCTGATTTATAAATGCAGCGCTGACATCAGCACAAAGCTGTAGAAATATCCCTCGATGTTTATGATCTTCCTCTAATCCATCACCTTTGTCTCTTTAATCTGAACCTGGAAATGACCCACGTTGGCTAATAATGTTGTAAATGTCCGAGTTATACAACTGATCATTGAATACTATCTTAATGCTGATACCATGAGTGTGTAGGTAGTGTGCTGGTTACATATCAGGTCCATGTTATTTGTGTGGCTTGGATGCACAGCTTTGCTTGAATAAAAAGTGGGACCCATAcaggttataaaataaaattttataccCAGTTCAAACCTACATAGAAGAACCAGACTGGTTTTGCCAATATGGCTCATATGTAGTCAACCCAACGGAGCGAAATCTTTATGGGGCCCACATCTAAACGACTGGTTAGGATCCCGACTAAAACAGCATTAGATGAGCCGTCACTAACTCAGAGTACACATTAGAGGCCAGATGTCGAGGCCGAGGCCCCTTTTTGACTCCAACATGGGTTCAAATGATGTTCACACACCTAACTGGCTACATCTTCTAAAGCAAACAGCCATGCAGGCAGACAAACACTGAGCAGAAATGCACAcgccaaaatacatttttactaacCCTAAGACATAAACTTTATTTCCTTGCATTGGGTGGTTCTGATGCATTTTTCTAGGTGTCAAATGACAGCTAAGTATACATGTGCTGACTCCTCTACGACCACATACCCGCAGTGCCCACTGCTGCTAATGAAAGTGACAACTGGCTATAACCGCTGTGGTAAATGTGGCAAAAAAGCATGTGGTATGTGGTGGCCTTAACAGGGTTCAACAAGGCAACTCGATCCGGGCACCGAGCCAGGCTGCAGGGTGAGAGGATTACCCACAGAGAAACTCAGACACCCAACGAACCGAAGCCAAACGATCATCTGCTCGGTTCTGCCAACATTAAACCCAAACTAATGAGAAATACCTAACCAGGCAGTTTTTAAATCAGATTAATATCTAATCACCTTTGGTATGTTCTCTTCTGGGTTTCAGGGTTAGGCATCAAGAGGGCATGATTTCACAGGATTTACCCAAAAAACAACagactgtatatatattttttatttaatagccTTCTATAATTTATCGGCACCTATTTAGGGCACGTTAAAGTGTGGATCAGGTAAATGCTCTGCCAGCAGCTAAGGGATCAGCTGTTTAACAACATATAAAAGGAGCAGAGTTTATATTTATCCATTCAGACAAAACGTGCACCGCAGGAATGCTGACTTAGGAAATGCAATGTAAACGATAGGGAAATTATACCTGAACACACACATGTGCATCCCCTGGAAACCACACTGAAATGATATTTTCGCTTGAATATGCAATGCAATTATGCATCTTGCAGAAAACAGGTTTATAGTGATATTTAGTAAATGTTTGAAggatttaaaacagattttgaaagcatttttaaaaaaagacatgcttTTCTCATTTGGGCTTGCtatacacatttaaaaaataaacattaagggAACATTGTATTGatataaatgctttaaaaacgttttttttttacagggatCAAGTAAATGAGAACATATAAAACGCCAAATCAGCCACCAACTATCGGATTTTCTCCCAATTCTTTTCCTAAAAAGCCACATTTACTCCTGTTCTTAATTAAAAACGACTTTGTAAACGTAAACGGGGAATAAAATTCTTAAATATCATAAAATACAAGACATTAACGGGGAAGAATTAAATAAACCATTAGCGTCCCATATTCGGACACATTCCTGAAGCTAAGACTCAGGGATATTGCATCAGCTCGCCGTCCTTCAGATCCGCGTTAACCGAGCCAGTACCTAAGGACACGTCTCACGGTGTCATTCCTGCATCCTCACTGCTTATCCTCCCTCCTCCccttcatcttcatcttcacTCACCTGGAGGTCCAAATGTAGCCAGAGACAGTTGAGGAGGAAAGACGTGGCCTCAAGACGAGATGTGAGATGAGGACACAAGCGGCGGAATGGGGAACTTCCGGGAGGTACAGCGGTTTTGAAGTAGAATGCGCACGTGTGGAACACGAACAGGACGCAAGTAACGCTGTAACCTGATTGGCTGCGATGGGGGCGTCTGTTTGGACGGGATCGACCAATCGGCAGTTTCTCGATACGGGCATATGGCGCTGCGCTGGATACGGGGAAAAACGGCGGTTACTGGTCGGCAGCTCCGGTTAACCTCATCCTGGCCGAACACGCAGCACTCCTGCTTTGGTTCGTGTGACATTTTGAAGACTTCATATGACCTTCGGCtttgagatatatatatatatatatatatatatatatatatgtatacatatatatatatatatatgtatacatacatatatacatatatatatatatatatatatatgtatacatacatatataatgTGATTATTAATATAGTCATTTCAGCAAGTTGTTGAAATATTATGCAAAATTCTAAATATATACAATAAAATTTTtgtattcaattttttttaccaCTGTACATAACCTGGTATGTGCCCCTTATGACTAAGTTCCCAGCTGGCATTTTAACATTGAGTCACTGTTGAATCAACATCAGGTAGTTAAGTTGGATAACCgttgaattttgttttgattttgcaaATCTAACCAACGTTGAAATAGCAACGTGATTTCTACATCATGTATCATCATGTCTGGATGTTGGAACAATGTTATTTTtcaactgacatatttcagcaacatttttaaaagtcatgtttGTAAAAGTGAAACATGATATTTCAATGCTGAACACATGGTGAGTTAACAACACCAATTCAATTGTTTGGTGTTCAACATTGTTTTGTGGTTGAATTAATGATTTTTCTTAAACTGACATTAtttcaacaacatttaaacGTTTAATGTCAGTCAAATGCCAGCTGGGTTCATACAACTTTTCACCCTTTTTGCAGGTTAAACCTGTCTATGGATGAGCTTTATGAGGAATCTGTTACTGCAAACAACCTACTAGAGTGCCTCACTACAGTCTCTctcgagagagagagagagaaggaaaagtGGCGGTCCAGTGGAACAGCAGAGAGGTGGATGCaagttgtcaaaataaggtgagatctttccatgtaatccatgtaacatttagtaactgctcacagttaactccataaaaattacaataaatacccttatgtgtaatccatgcaataattattaaaatacacagttgaagcagtagagagggaaaacaagcatattctcatattctgggactgagagTCTGGAGGGGCCTGTGTGGAGctacatattaactgtcttatcttttgcagaaatacaaacaagtgtatccaaagaaatgatgtatgatgattttacattcttttacatgtattaaatgaaattagtaatctgtgattatcaagttaaaagatgtataattgaaatatggttaagaactgataattaaagtaaaaaacacattaaggtttgaaattctcaatcagttatatatgaaagagatataacgttgatcatttgtgaagcatgaataaaaagaatgaagtgatggttttgtaactgtgttttaaagtaaatgcagaaagctgagaatgtaatgtacaggtccttctcaaaatattagcatattgtgataaagttcattattttccataatgtcatgatgaaaatttaacattcatatattttagattcattgcacactaactgaaatatttcaggtcttttattgtcttaatatggatgattgtggcatacagctcatggaaacccaaaattcctcacaacaaataaaattcctgcaatatctcacaaaattagcatatttcatccgaccaataaaagaaaagtgtttttaatacaaaaaacgtcaaccttcaaataatcatgtacagttatgcactcaatacttggtcgggaatccttttgcagaaatgactgcttcaatgcgccgtggcatggaggcaatcagcctgtggcactgctgaggtcttatggaggcccaggatgcttcgatagcggcctttagctcatccagagtgttgggtcttgagtctctcaacgttctcttcacaatatcccacagattctctatggggttcaggtcaggagagttggcaggccaattgagcacagtgataccatggtcagtaaaccatttaccagtggttttggcactgtgagcaggtgccaggtcgtgctgaaaaatgaaatcttcatctccataaagcttttcagcagatggaagcatgaagtgctccaaaatctcctgatagctagctgcattgaccctgcccttgataaaacacagtggaccaacaccagcagctgacacggcaccccagaccatcactgactgtgggtacttgacactggacttctggcattttggcatttccttctccccagtcttcctccagactctggcaccttgatttccgaatgaca
This DNA window, taken from Girardinichthys multiradiatus isolate DD_20200921_A chromosome 24, DD_fGirMul_XY1, whole genome shotgun sequence, encodes the following:
- the LOC124861297 gene encoding cystathionine beta-synthase-like yields the protein MPSVPSSNETSVKGPVCPHSAKLHGHANGDAKLHEGLFPASRTTSEGNEDPSKTIQINTINPAMERKWIRPDLPSRCTWSLEASTTDSPHTHVSKVDSPTILPNILHRIGDTPMVRINKIPKVFGIKCEILAKCEFFNAGGSVKDRISLRMVEDAERAGILKPGDTIIEPTSGNTGIGLALAAAVKGYRCIIVMPEKMSMEKVDVLRALGAEIVRTPTSARFDSPESHVGVAWRLKNEIPDSHILDQYRNPSNPLAHYDTTAEEILEQCDGKLDMLVAGAGTGGTITGIARKLKEKCPNIKIIGVDPEGSILAEPDEINKSDKTQYEVEGIGYDFIPTVLDRSVVDTWYKSNDEESFNLARMLIRDEGLLCGGSSGTAMAAAVMFAKELKEGQRCVVILPDSIRNYMSKFLSDKWMVQKGFLREEDIMVKKPWWWNLNVQSLNLSAPLTVLPTVSCQQTIKILKEKGFDQAPVVDDAGVILGMVTLGNMLSSILAGKIKLSDPVSKVLYKQFKQIRLNDNLGNLSRILEIDHFALVVHEQIQYLTNGSTALKRMVFGVVTAVDLLNFVTGRERRERSVSESTDEL